The following is a genomic window from Candidatus Xiphinematobacter sp. Idaho Grape.
TCTTACCAAGGCCCACACAGCCCTTCCGCTGGCTATGCTTCCGGAGAGAGACTTCTCTCAGGTACTCAGCCAAAAATTAAAATGGAGCGGCAGCAACCTATAAAGCACGAGCCAAACTTCCAACCAGCTCTCTTTAGAATCCTCCGCCTTGCAGAATAAGCGCGCTCCCTTGTTCCATGAGCACTCCCGAGTATTCGCAACACCTTCGGCAACTCGCCATCCGGATTGTTTCTAGACTCCGACACGCCGGCCACACAGCCCTCTTTGCAGGAGGATGCGTACGCGATCAACTCCTCAGAATCCCACCACACGACTACGATGTCGCTACTGATGCCCGTCCTGATCAAGTACAATCTCTCTTTGAGAAAACACTACCCATAGGCGCTCAATTTGGAGTCGTGCTAGTCGTCGAACAGGGTAGTCCGTTTCAGGTAGCTACCTTTCGCGCAGAAGGGAGTTATGTAGATCATCGCCATCCCAGAGAAATTTCCTTTGGGACTCCTGAGCAAGATGCTTTCCGGAGAGATTTCACTGTAAATGGGCTTTTCGAGGACCCTTTTGAGGGTTGTATCCTTGACTATGTTGGAGGACGGGAGGACCTAGAGAAGGGGATAATTCGTTGCATTGGGAATGCAACAGACCGTTTTGAGGAGGACCGCTTACGCGTTATGCGTGCTATACGTCTCGCGTCAACTTTAGACTTCCAGATTCATTCAAACACGTGGAAAGCATTAACCATCTGTGCTTCCAATCTCAATGAGATTAGCGCTGAACGCATCCGTGAAGAGCTTAACCGGATTCTGCTTTCCCCAAGACGAATGCAAGGCTTCGATCTGTTAGACAAAAGTGGCGTGCTTAGTTTTCTACTCCCTGAAGTAGAAGCTCTAAAAGGCTGCAAACAGCCCCCAGAGTTCCACCCAGAAGGAGATGTTTTTATCCATACGCGCTTAATGCTCGCCTTGCTCCACGCACAAGTGCCACTCCATTTAGCCTTAGCCACCCTTTTCCATGATATCGGAAAGCCTGGTACTATGCAAGAGGACCAAGCTGGGCGCATACGCTTTAACACTCATGAGAAACTCAGTGCTGAAATGGCCTACAAAATCATGAAACGCTTGCGCTACTCTAATACAGAAATTGAGGTCACTCAAACTCTCATTCGCAATCATATGGCTTTTAAAGATGTGCAAAACATGCGTCCTTCTACACTGAAACGCTTCCTTGCGCGACACAGCTTCAAAGATGAGTTAGAACTCCACCGCATAGATTGTTTGAGCAGTCATGGCTCGCTCAGCAACTACGAATTCCTTATCGCGAAGTGCGCAGAGTTCTCCCATGCGCCTCTTGCACCCACTGCATTGATCAGTGGTAAGGACCTCCTCGCTCTTGACTGGAAGCCTGGTCCTCAATTTAGAATAGCACTAGAGGCTGCCTATAATGCTCAACTTGAAGGTCTTCTTTCTTCCAAAGAAGAAGCTATCACCTTTCTTTTGGAAAAATTTTCCGATTTGGGAAGCGATAAGACATCGTCCCGAGGAAAAATATAACGGCATCTTGGGAAAGATCACAATATACTCCCTCATAGGCGGTGGGGGTCTCGAACCCCCGACCTACTGGGTGTAAACCAGTCGCTCTACCGCTGAGCTAACCGCCTGCTAAAAAAGTAAGGGGAATTAGGGCAGTCGATGCATTTTCTCTATCCACTTGGCATGGACAAACGGCGAAATTTCCGACGGTTTGATCTCACTACGACCTCCCCAAAATATATTGGTGTAACGGACGGGGATACCCACGGACTGTAGATGTTGATCGATAGACGTCTTGTGGGCAAGTAGTACCTCCTTGCGCGTACCATGCGCCACGGCCATGATATTTACGTTATTGAACTCTGGACCAGCTTCTCTCCAGTAGCAATGAGTAAGAATTTCGTGGCGCCCTACCTCCGCCCCAGCCCTTTCTTCAAATCCTGCAGGGACCGCCCAGTGGAAGAGGGCATTAAAGCGAGTAACACGCTTGCCACTCTGAGAGGGTTTTACATGTTCAAGAAATGTGGAAAATCGTCCGATAAACTTGCGTGATTCTAAAGACTTAGCTATCCGGAAAAAATCCTCTGCTTTTAGGCCTAGCCGGCAAATCCTCCTTTCCCAGGCAGGTTCGCAAATTTCTTCAGGAGAAAATTCTTCCTTTAGAGCTAAGAGAACTTTCCACTCCAGCGGAGTAACGGGAGATGTAGAAGTCACTAACATCTTTGCCGAGCTGGCAGACTTATCACCAGGCTGGATGGACTTGCGCCGAACATGCCCAACACCAAGAGTGAAGATCCCCTTGGCTCGCATAAGTCGAAAGCTCTCCGCACCCGTCCTACACAAGAGAATATTACAGTGAGATTCTAACGATTCACCAAGAGGGACCTTTAACGTTGTCCAGAGTCGATAGGATCCACCTGGAGTTCCTGCGTCAGCAGAACGGACGACAACATGGCCTGAGAACGGATCTTCTTGGAACATAAAATCAAAGGCAGAATCCAGTTTCTCCCCAGAAATCTTCCAAGCCACAAGCGCCCCCTCTGCTATGCGGTTAGCAAGCAAAGTCTGACGTACCCTGCGGATGGTACCCATCTTCAGCATAGTTCGAATTCTTTCTAGTACAACCGCCAAATCTACACCGCTACGGAGGGAAATTTCTCTAAACGGCTCTCTAAAAAACCCAGAGATTTGATCCTCAGAGACTTCTAAAATCCGAGCGTTTATCGGATCATCATGATCAGACGATACTGTATACATAAATCCACATACCCTCTTTCTATTATTAGCGCTGCCCGATAGGCTTTACCTTTTTCCCAGGAACTGGTCCGGTATACTCGCTTAGCGGCCGATAGAGCCGATTATCCGCGAGCTGCTCCAGGATGTGAGCCGTCCATCCAGCCGTGCGTGCGATGGTGAAGACAGGAGTGAACATATCGGTTGGAATGCCCAGGGAGTAATAGACCGTAGCCGAATAAAAATCAACGTTAGCATGAAGGCCTTTCTTTGCCTTCATGATAGCAGCAATGCGTTCAGACATTTGGATCCACTTCTTCTCGCCCAGCCTATTACAAAGCTTAAGAGCCATTTGCCGTAGATGTGGAGCACGAGGATCTAATGTACGGTAAACACGGTGGCCAATACCCATAATTTTCTTTTTTTGAGCAAGACGCTCCCCGACCCAATCATCCACCCGATCTAGACTCTCGATTTCGAGGAGCATGTGAATGACACCCTCATTAGCTCCGCCGTGGAGAGGTCCCTTGAGAGTACCAATAGCGGAAGTAATAGCAGAGTAAATATCACTCAAGGTAGAAATGGTAACGCGTGCAGAGAAAGTAGAAGCGTTCATACCGTGATCGGCATGGAGCACGTAGGCGAGATCTAATGCATTTACTACCTCAGCTGAGGGCTCCTCTGCATTGAGTAAATAAAGAAAGTGGGCAGCCTCTCCAAGGTCTTCACGAATTGGAGGCAGACTTTTGCCTTGGCGGGCACGGTGAAAGTAAGCGGCTATAATTGCTACCGCAGCTGTGATATCAATAGCCCGCTTCTGATCAGCTTCGGCACCACCCTTCTTCACCCTGTCATAGAGCCCCATCATTGATATGCCTGTACGGAGTATATCCATGGGATTAGCGTCTTTCGGTGCTCCCATAATAAAACTCAGCACTCCTTCAGGTAACCTGCGGCAATGGCTCAAATCAGCCTTGAGGTGATTAAGTTCATTTTGGTCAGGTAATCTCCCGTGCCAGAGCAAATATACCACCTCTTCATAACTGACTTTACCGGCCAGTTCGTTGATATCATACCCAGCATAGATCAGAATTCCTTTTTCTCCCAACACATCACTAATGGTGGTGCTGTTTGCAACGATCCCCTCTAGCCCTTTGGCAGTAGTAATTGTCACGGTAGCGCTGGGACAACCCCCATTATATTATGTAGCATACAACTCTTTCCTAGCCGTGAAGAGCCGAGAGAGTGAAGGAACGCAGGCTGTCGTAAACATGTAAGGGTTTGCTAACACAGCTACTACTTATTAGCTTTTAAGGCCTGAATCAGAGCTTCTGCAATATCCGCAGGTGATCTAGCTATGTGGAAACCAGCCTGTTCTAGGGCCTCTATCTTACTCTGTGCAGTCCCCCTTCCTCTGGAAATAATGGCTCCGGCATGTCCCATGCGTCGCCCAGCTGGTGCGGTTGCACCGGAAACAAAGGCAGCGAGAGGTTTTTCACCATGTTCTTTTGCCCAAGTAGCGGCTTCCTCCTCTGCTGTACCCCCAATTTCTCCAACGAGAACAATTCCTTGTGTCTCTGGGTCATCGTGCAGCATCTTGAGAGCCTCTAGGTGTGAAGTCCCCTGGATAGGATCGCCCCCGATGCCAATACACGTGCTCTGTCCATAGCCACGTCCTGTTAATTGCCAGACAGCCTCGTAAGTAAGAGTCCCGGAGCGAGAGATAATTCCAATGGAGCCTGGTTTGTGGATATAGCCAGGCATAATGCCGATCTTACACTGCCCAGGCGTTATAATGCCTGGGCAGTTAGGCCCGACTAACCGACACTCTTTATCCTTCAATATTGCCATTACTCGTACCATATCCATAACAGGAATACCTTCAGTAATACAGACAATAAGCCTCACGCCTGATGCAGCCGCCTCCAGCACTGCATCAGCAGCAAATGGGCCCGGTACAAAGATCATTGTGGCGTCACATCCAGTATTCTTCCGCGCCTCCTCTACAGTATCAAATATCGGCACTTTAGAATCAAAAGTTTCTCCTCCATGCCCTGGAGTCACCCCAGCCACGACATTGGTTCCATATTCCATGCAACCACGCGCGTGAAAGGAACCAGACTTCCCTGTGATCCCCTGCACCAGCAGGCGAGTATTCTTGTTAATCAAGATTGCCACACTTTTTTCCTAAAAAGGATTCTACGGTTACTTACGGCAAAGGCAGAGATGTTTGGGCCGCCACCACTGCTCTCTGGGCAGCATCAGCCAAGCTATCCGCCGCAATAATAGGGAGGTGGGACTCTACAAGCAATTTTTTTCCAAACTCTCCATGAGTACCTTCCAAGCGGATAATGAGCGGTACAGATAAGCCCACTGTACGCACAGCGTTAAGAATTCCTTGGGCGATAATATCGCATCTCATAATACCCCCAAAAATGTTTACTAGGATTGCCTTGACACTTTTATCACTAATAAGAATTTTGAAGGCTGCTGTTACCTGTTCTTCACTTGCACTACCACCGACATCAAGGAAATTAGCAGGACTACCTCCATAATATTTGATAATATCCATCGTTGCCATGGCCAGCCCTGCACCATTTACTAGACAAGCGACGTTTCCGTCCAGTCTAACGTAGTTTAGGTTAAACCTAGAGGCTTCTACTTCACGGAAATCCTCCTCTGCAAGATCGCGTAGAGCCGTAACATCTGGATGCCGAAAAAGTGCGTTATCGTCGAAGCTGCACTTTGCATCCAAAGCAAGGACTCTGCCATCCATCGTTGATACAAGCGGATTAACTTCTACAAGGGCACAATCAAAGGAAACAAAAAAGTTAAAAAGGCGAAGAAAGAAAGCAGTAGCCTCAGTAATCTTTGAGTGCTTAAAGCCAAGCCGATACGCTAAATTTCGTGCTTGATAAGTCTGTAGACCCATTAAAGGGTGCACAGGCTCACGGAAGATTTTTTCAGAAGATCTCTCAACCATATTTTCGATTTCTACCCCCCCCTCTGGGCTAGCAACTAAAAGCGGAACGCTCGTCTCGCGATCCACGACAATTGCAAGGTAACATTCCTTACTAATCTCCACACTTTCAGCTATAAGCACCTGATGAACAATCTGTCCCTCCGATCCAGTCTGACAAGTAACTAGAGTATTGCCTAACATTTGAGAAGTCACTTCAGCAACTTGTTCCGTTGAGTTGCAAAGGTGGACCCCTCCGCAAAATCCGTTTATAAATACACCTTTTCCACGCCCTCCCGCGTGAATTTGCGCTTTAACAACGAAACGATGCACACCTAGTTCGGCAGCAACTTCACGTGCCTGGTTTGAGGTAGACGCTGGAGCTCCTTTAGGAGTAGCCACTTGGAATTTTTCAAACAACTGTTTGGCTTGGTATTCGTGGATATTCATTCTTCAAAGGTTAGTGCAGAAGAGCAAGTAGAGTTGGGGACAGGAGCGAGGGCGTCAAGTGCTTGTGGAGGAATAAAAATCGCTAGCGCCAAAAATCCTGATTTGCCATTGTCTTCCACACGGAAAGTTACTCTCTCCCAGTTTCTATCAAGAGTCATCCTTTTATTCATACCCTCCCATTGGACGTTAAGGCTTTCCCATTAACACACTCCGCCCCACCCATTAATTAATGGGTGGGGCGCCAGGACCATCCTACCAAAGGGAGGCATCTGTGGCAAGAAGCTGTTATCAGCACTGGGAATTGTTTGCCTTCCGATTGTTATAATAGAACTGAAAACTGTGTTAGCTGCTAGTCGCATCCACAGGAATGGGGTTTCGACAATGCCTGAGGGAAAAGATATCCGCTCAGCGCTTTGGCATCATTATAGGCAGTTACAACTCGCAGGGTATCAGTTTTTGGCAAGGTGACCAAAACATCCAAATTATAGGCCGTCCGTCGTTAACTAAGTCAAAAGACCAAACCTTTCGCCTAACCTGTTCCACCCAGCAGGTAAGATTTCGAAAATGCATCGCATAGCTTTGCAGATGAGGGAAGAGCTAGGAAGAGAACCTAGCAATGGGAGTTAGCAGACGAATTTAGTACGGCCCACATTCTAGATGTCTCTGTTAATGATAACAAAGATGCAATGGAATTTAGCGAAACTGTGCGTGATGCTGAAGCGCAGGCTGCGAGACAAGAATCTTTACGAAAGAGGTGGGAGAACTTAAGATGACTATCTAGAAGACGGTCCTCAGCTGAATGGAGTGGAAAGTGTTCCCTCCTATCAGGATGTCGCTGACGATTACAAGTTGGTCACCTGTTTGAATTAGGCCACGCTGCTTGAGCAGATTCTCTGCATTTGTGACAGTATGGTCCGGGGAGCTTGCAAATGGCATATGGATAGGAAAAATATTCCAATTCAACATCAACTGGCGTACCACTTCCTCGTTGGGGGAGAAGGCAAATACCGAGGTTCCTATCAATCGAAGGTGACTTACGTAGTAAGCCATTACACCACGTCGGGTGAAGACGATCAGCTTTGAATTAGGAAGAGAATTGGCCAAAACTATCGCTGATTTTATCAACTCCTGTTTGCAATCTACAGCGGTCATCTCCTGAGCTCGGAAAGTTTTATTATCACTTTCGACCCGGCAAGCAATCTGATCAAAAGTGCGTACGCATTCCACTGGATACCTTCCTATGCTGGTTTCTCCGCTTAACATGATTGCGTCTACCTGTTCGAAAACAGCGTACGCGACGTCTATGATCTCTGCACGGGTCGGAAGGGGATTTTTAGTCATGGACTCCAGCATATGAGTAGCAACGATCACAGGCCGTCCAATCTGTAAGCAGCGTCTGGTAACACTCCTCTGAATAATAGGAAGTTCCTCCATTGGACACTCAATACCAAGATCACCACGGGCCAACATGATGGCATCTGCTTCACGAATAATTTCATCGATAACCTGTACAGCATGCTGGTCCTCAATCTTCGCAATGATAGAGGCAACACTCCCATGTTGACGGAGGATTTTACGGAGCTCCTGAATGTCGCTTGCTTCCCGACAGAAACTGAGAGCTACAAAGTCTACTCCTATCTCCATGCCTAATTTAATGTCCGCGAGATCCTTCTCGGTTAAAGGTGGTATACTAACTCGAACACCTGGGAGATTGATATGTCTACGCGATCTTAAGATCCCCGGAGTCAGCACTTTGCAACGTATCCTGTTCTCTTGCTTTGCGAGCACTTGCATACGAATCACGCCATTGTCTACAAGGAGAGTACTTCCTACAGATACATCTTGGGCTAAGCCATTATAGTTGACATCCACAGAGTAGACTTCTTTTTTGCTAGTGCCACGAACTGTAAATTCTACGATGTTCCCCATCTTAAGATGGAGAGGACTACTTAAGTCACCAGTTCGAATGGCTGGACCTTGAGTGTCGAGCAGAATGCCAACCACTTTCCCCTTCTTGGTAGCAACCTTGCGGATACTTTGAACTACTTTATACACCCAGCCATGGACAGCGTGGCTCATGTTTATCCTAAAAATGTTGCATCCAGCTTCAATTAGTTCAGAGATCTTTTCTTCAGAATCTGTCGCTGGGCCTAGGGTGCAGACGATTTTTGTTTTGCGCATAGCCTTTGAGCCTTAACCGGAAAGGAAGTGCCATAGTCTGGTGAGTGCCTTTCTACAGGCCACTGATTGCACGAAAGTTATCTAGTTAGTAAGAGTTGCGACGCGTACGATGTGAATACGCTCCCTGCAAACTTATGATCTTCGTGAGCGCTGTTCCCTTTGTCCCTTTGATCTTTTATCGATATTTCCTAAGAAGAAGAAACACTTTGACTTTCGTTTTCCGGAGAAAGCTCTTCGCCAACTGCATAGCGGACAAAACGGCGAATCACAATATTTTCCCCTAGCCTTGCAATTTGTTTATTCACAAGTTCCTGGATAGTAGAATCAGGGTATTTTACAAAAGCTTGTTCAAGCAGACAAACCGTGGAGTAGAATTTGTCTAGTTTTCCTTCTACGATCTTCTCCACCACACGAACAGGCTTACCCTGAACCTGAGCGGCGTAGACTCTGCGCTCGCGCTCAACTATGTGAGTGGGCACCTCCCCACGCTTTAGATAGATCGGATGGGAAGCCGCAATGTGCAGAGTGATGTCTTTTACAAACTCACGAAAGGTTTCATTTTTAGCGACAAAGTCGGTCTCACAATTAACTTCAACAAGCACTCCAACCTTTCCCTGTAGATGGATGTAGGATGCTACAATGCCCTCCTGCACCGTGCGAGAAAATTTCTTTTCGGCAAACGCAATGCCTTTTTCACGAAGAAGGTTTTCTGCCTTAGCAATATTCCCACCTACCTCAACGAGAGCACGCTTGCAGTCCATTATACCTGCATTAGTCTTTTCGCGAAGGTCCTTAACAAGTCTTGCGGTAATTATTTCAGCCATAACGGAATGCGCCGATCCAACCTCCTCCTGCCAATGTGGATACAGGGGAGAGGCCAGAACCATGTAACATCTTCTTAAGTTTATCCGGCAATAGTAGAATCTGGCTCTACGCCGCTTACCTTGCCTCTCAGCTGAGAGGCTTGATAGATGGCGTCCACCAGCATCTGTAAAATCATTCGGACTGATCGGATAGCATCATCATTGCCAGCAATGGGATAATCGATACAGGAGGGATTGCTGTTGGTATCTACAACGGCAACGATTGGAATGCGGAGGCGGTTGGCCTCGGATATGGCAATTTTTTCACAGAGAGTGTCAATAACAACAATTGCATCAGGCAGCGTTTCCATTTCAGCGATCCCGTCGAGATTGGAATGCAGCTTAATGGACTCCCGATGGAGAGCAGAAGCTTCTTGCTTGTTTATTCGAGACCAGCCGGCACTCCCTTCAAGGGCTTCCAGCTTCTGCATACGGGCAACACTTTTCCGAATCGTTATTAAATTGGTTAATGTCCCACCCAACCACCGCTGATTGACAAAAAATTGGCCAGTGGCGATAGCTGCCTCTTTCACAGCTTCTTGCGCTTGTTTTTTTGTCCCCACAAAAAGAACTCTGCCTCCACCTTGCACCACCTGCCCTAAAAAGAGAGAGGCCTGTGCCAACTGCTCGACCGTCTTCTCTAAGTTGATAATGTAGATCGAGTTGCGTTCTTCTAAAATATAGTCACGCATCTTGGGATGCCATCTTTTAGTTTGATGCCCATAGTGGACTCCTGCTTCTAGCAGTTCAGTCATAAGTTCCATTTTCGGTCGAGAAAGAGAGAGGTCATTCATAGAGTCTCGCTAAAGGGAGTCTACCTTTAGGGTTTGATCCTGACTGCATTCCGGAGGATGGGACCCAGTCTGTTCACCAAAAAGGATAAGCTCAAGATCACGGTTGGCCTTAAAGCCACTACCTGCTGGAATGAGGTGTCCCATAATAACGTTCTCCTTAAATCCACGGAGAGAATCTGTTTTACCCAGAGTGGCTGCTTCCGTAAGTATGCGGGTAGTGTCTTGAAAAGACGCTGCCGAAATAAAACTGTCGGTCTCTAGGGAGGCTTTGGTAATTCCAAGTAAAATAGGGGAGGCTTCAGCTGGTTTTCCACCCTGTTCTGTGACTTTGTCGTTTTCCCCTTTAAACTCTAGCCGGTCCACTTGATCACCCCAGAGCATAGAGGTGTCACCTGGATCGGTGATCTTAACCTTTCGTAGCATTTGACGCACAATGATCTCGATATGCTTGTCATTAATTTCTACCCCCTGTAGTCGATACACCTCTTGCACCTCATTGAGGAGGTGTTCCTGTAGCTCTTGAGGACCACACACCTCTAACACCTCATGTGGCACGACGGGACCTTCGGTCAGTTGTTGTCCCTTTTTTACGAAATCCCCCTTAAAAACAATGATGTGCCTGCTAAGCGGAATGAGATGTTCCTCTTCCACGCTTGCTGCCTTGTTGGTAATGATAAGGCGACGTCTCCCACGAACTGTCCCACCAATTTCAACCGTACCGTCTACCTTCGCAATCTCCGCAGCATCCTTTGGGCGGCGTGCTTCAAATAATTCGGCAACCCTGGGTAATCCACCCGTAATGTCCTTAGTTTTGGCGATCTTTCGTGGTGTTTTCGCGAGCAACTGGCCGGCTTGAACAATTCTTCCTTCCGTTACGGTAATGTGGGCCCCAGCTGGAATAGAATAGCTAACGACTACCATCGCCTGGTCATCCAGAATGACTATCTGAGGATGAAGATCTTCCTTGTGCTCGATCACCATCGTGCCCATAAGTCCAGTTGTTTCGTCCACCTGTTTTCGAATGGTGACCCCAGGAATCATGTCTCGAAATTCAATACGTCCCGACTTCTCTGTAATAATTGGCACATTATAAGGATCCCACTGGATGAACGTCCTGCCACGTTTGACGAAAGATCCATCTGCTATTGAGATGACAGAACCAACCACAACGTTGTGACTTTCCAGTTCACGCCCATCCTTCTGATGGATGGTGACAGTACCATTCTTGTTTAGGACAATGAAGTTCTCTTCAAGGGAACGTACAGTACGAAGGTCATTGAAGCGCACCCAACCATCATTCTTAGCCTTGATAATGGGCTGCTTAAACGTTTGACTGGCAGTCCCACCTACGTGGAATGTCCGCATGGTAAGCTGAGTACCAGGTTCTCCGATACTCTGAGCAGCAATGATTCCGACTGCCTCTCCAAGTTTTACCATGCTGCCCGTGGCGAGATTTCTTCCGTAACATTTGGCGCAGATGCCCTGCTTCGATTCACAAGTAAGCGCAGAGCGGATCTTAAGCTGTTCGACCCCCATGTTTTCCAGGGCAGTAGCGATCTCTTCGTCAAGGAGATTTCCAGAGCGAACCAAAATTCTCCCAGTCACTGGATCTTTAACGGCCTCACAACTCGTGCGACCCACAATGCGATTGCTTAGGCTGACTACTTCCTCATCCCCTTCGTAGATAGGACGCACTGTAATACCGTTTGCTGTTTCACAATCATATGAGGTGACAATCACGTCCTGGGCAGCATCAACGAGTTTGCGCGTAAGATAGCCTGAGTCAGCCGTTTTCAAGGCAGTGTCTGCAAGCCCCTTGCGGGCGCCATGTGTCGATATGAAGTATTCCAGTACAGTGAGACCCTCACGAAAATTGGATGTAATGGGACTTTCGATGATTTCTCCAGACGGCTTAGCCATGAGACCACGCATGCCAGCAAGCTGTTTGACCTGCGTGCGGTTTCCACGCGCACCAGAGTCCACCATCATATAGACAGGATTCATTTCATGTCGACCTTCATTATGCTCTAGTGTTCGGAAGAGGGCATTTGCAACCTCTTCTCCCGTGTGAGTCCAGATGTCTTGCACCTTGTTCTTACGTTCACCGTCCGTGATAATACCACGATGGTATTGCTTTTCCACTTCGGTAACCTCTCTATAAGCACGTTCTAGGAGTGGAGTCTTCTCCCTTGGAATAATCATGTCTGTAATCCCGATCGAGATCCCTGCCTTAGTAGCAGCACAAAAGCCTACTTCTTTAAGACGATCAAGCGTCTCTACCGTCTTCTGATGGCCGGCGACCTTATAGCAACACCAAATGATTTCGCTAAGTTGCTTCTTACCAGCCACCTTATTGTAAAAACCAATTTCCTGAGGCCAAATTTGGTTGAAAATCACACGGCCTGCAGTTGTTTCAATGACTTTTGTACTAGAATCTCCGTAGGGGGTCTGCCTTCCAAAATCTGGGTTTTGAAGGCGGATTGTAGTATGAATTTGGATCGCCCCTCCAGAGAGGGCTAACTCAACTTCAGCGTGTCCTGCAAAAAGAGGTGGATGTTCTTTCTCCTTATAAGCCACACTTTGGCGCGGATTCTGTGTAAGATAGTAGCATCCCAACGGGATGTCTTGGGAGGGAGTTGTAATTGGCTTTCCACTAGAGGGAGAGAAAATATTATTGGAAGCTAGCATAAACAGCCGAGCTTCCATTTGCGCTTCTACAGAAAGCGGCACGTGGACCGCCATCTGGTCGCCGTCAAAGTCTGCATTATAGGCAGTGCAAACTAGCGGGTGGATCCGGATTGCCTCACCCTCAATAAGAATAGGTTCAAAGGCTTGGATGGAGAGACGATGCAATGTGGGGGCACGGTTCAGAAGCACAGGATGTCCTCTAGTTACCTCATCCAGAATATCCCACACTTCTGGTGTTTGGCGTTCAATCATCTTCTTGGCACTGCGTACAGTATGCACGTATCCCAATTCTTTCAGCCGTCGAATGATAAAGGGTTCAAAGAGAACCAAAGCCATTTTCTTAGGGAGGCCGCACTGGTGAAGCTGTAATTCTGGCCCAATGACTATGACGGAACGTCCCGAGTAATCCACTCGCTTTCCCAAGAGATTTTGCCGAAAGCGACCTCCCTTACCCTTTAGCATATCACTGAGAGACTTTAGTGGACGATTTGCTGCTCCAGTTACAGCACGGC
Proteins encoded in this region:
- a CDS encoding CCA tRNA nucleotidyltransferase is translated as MSTPEYSQHLRQLAIRIVSRLRHAGHTALFAGGCVRDQLLRIPPHDYDVATDARPDQVQSLFEKTLPIGAQFGVVLVVEQGSPFQVATFRAEGSYVDHRHPREISFGTPEQDAFRRDFTVNGLFEDPFEGCILDYVGGREDLEKGIIRCIGNATDRFEEDRLRVMRAIRLASTLDFQIHSNTWKALTICASNLNEISAERIREELNRILLSPRRMQGFDLLDKSGVLSFLLPEVEALKGCKQPPEFHPEGDVFIHTRLMLALLHAQVPLHLALATLFHDIGKPGTMQEDQAGRIRFNTHEKLSAEMAYKIMKRLRYSNTEIEVTQTLIRNHMAFKDVQNMRPSTLKRFLARHSFKDELELHRIDCLSSHGSLSNYEFLIAKCAEFSHAPLAPTALISGKDLLALDWKPGPQFRIALEAAYNAQLEGLLSSKEEAITFLLEKFSDLGSDKTSSRGKI
- a CDS encoding Lrp/AsnC family transcriptional regulator gives rise to the protein MYTVSSDHDDPINARILEVSEDQISGFFREPFREISLRSGVDLAVVLERIRTMLKMGTIRRVRQTLLANRIAEGALVAWKISGEKLDSAFDFMFQEDPFSGHVVVRSADAGTPGGSYRLWTTLKVPLGESLESHCNILLCRTGAESFRLMRAKGIFTLGVGHVRRKSIQPGDKSASSAKMLVTSTSPVTPLEWKVLLALKEEFSPEEICEPAWERRICRLGLKAEDFFRIAKSLESRKFIGRFSTFLEHVKPSQSGKRVTRFNALFHWAVPAGFEERAGAEVGRHEILTHCYWREAGPEFNNVNIMAVAHGTRKEVLLAHKTSIDQHLQSVGIPVRYTNIFWGGRSEIKPSEISPFVHAKWIEKMHRLP
- a CDS encoding citrate/2-methylcitrate synthase encodes the protein MTITTAKGLEGIVANSTTISDVLGEKGILIYAGYDINELAGKVSYEEVVYLLWHGRLPDQNELNHLKADLSHCRRLPEGVLSFIMGAPKDANPMDILRTGISMMGLYDRVKKGGAEADQKRAIDITAAVAIIAAYFHRARQGKSLPPIREDLGEAAHFLYLLNAEEPSAEVVNALDLAYVLHADHGMNASTFSARVTISTLSDIYSAITSAIGTLKGPLHGGANEGVIHMLLEIESLDRVDDWVGERLAQKKKIMGIGHRVYRTLDPRAPHLRQMALKLCNRLGEKKWIQMSERIAAIMKAKKGLHANVDFYSATVYYSLGIPTDMFTPVFTIARTAGWTAHILEQLADNRLYRPLSEYTGPVPGKKVKPIGQR
- the sucD gene encoding succinate--CoA ligase subunit alpha, translating into MAILINKNTRLLVQGITGKSGSFHARGCMEYGTNVVAGVTPGHGGETFDSKVPIFDTVEEARKNTGCDATMIFVPGPFAADAVLEAAASGVRLIVCITEGIPVMDMVRVMAILKDKECRLVGPNCPGIITPGQCKIGIMPGYIHKPGSIGIISRSGTLTYEAVWQLTGRGYGQSTCIGIGGDPIQGTSHLEALKMLHDDPETQGIVLVGEIGGTAEEEAATWAKEHGEKPLAAFVSGATAPAGRRMGHAGAIISRGRGTAQSKIEALEQAGFHIARSPADIAEALIQALKANK
- the sucC gene encoding ADP-forming succinate--CoA ligase subunit beta, giving the protein MNIHEYQAKQLFEKFQVATPKGAPASTSNQAREVAAELGVHRFVVKAQIHAGGRGKGVFINGFCGGVHLCNSTEQVAEVTSQMLGNTLVTCQTGSEGQIVHQVLIAESVEISKECYLAIVVDRETSVPLLVASPEGGVEIENMVERSSEKIFREPVHPLMGLQTYQARNLAYRLGFKHSKITEATAFFLRLFNFFVSFDCALVEVNPLVSTMDGRVLALDAKCSFDDNALFRHPDVTALRDLAEEDFREVEASRFNLNYVRLDGNVACLVNGAGLAMATMDIIKYYGGSPANFLDVGGSASEEQVTAAFKILISDKSVKAILVNIFGGIMRCDIIAQGILNAVRTVGLSVPLIIRLEGTHGEFGKKLLVESHLPIIAADSLADAAQRAVVAAQTSLPLP
- the pyk gene encoding pyruvate kinase; this translates as MRKTKIVCTLGPATDSEEKISELIEAGCNIFRINMSHAVHGWVYKVVQSIRKVATKKGKVVGILLDTQGPAIRTGDLSSPLHLKMGNIVEFTVRGTSKKEVYSVDVNYNGLAQDVSVGSTLLVDNGVIRMQVLAKQENRIRCKVLTPGILRSRRHINLPGVRVSIPPLTEKDLADIKLGMEIGVDFVALSFCREASDIQELRKILRQHGSVASIIAKIEDQHAVQVIDEIIREADAIMLARGDLGIECPMEELPIIQRSVTRRCLQIGRPVIVATHMLESMTKNPLPTRAEIIDVAYAVFEQVDAIMLSGETSIGRYPVECVRTFDQIACRVESDNKTFRAQEMTAVDCKQELIKSAIVLANSLPNSKLIVFTRRGVMAYYVSHLRLIGTSVFAFSPNEEVVRQLMLNWNIFPIHMPFASSPDHTVTNAENLLKQRGLIQTGDQLVIVSDILIGGNTFHSIQLRTVF